GGGTCTCGTCGCCGATGGCGAGGATGCCCGCCGCCATCAGCCCGGCATTGGCCGCGCCCGCCGAACCGATCGCCATGGTCGCGACCGGAAAGCCCTTCGGCATCTGCAGAATGGAATAGAGGCTATCGACCCCCGACAGCGCCTTCGTCTGCACCGGAACGCCGATCACCGGCACCCGCGTCTTGGAGGCCATCATCCCCGGAAGGTGCGCCGCGCCCCCGGCCCCGGCGATGATCACCTTCAGCCGGCCCGCCGCCTCGCGGCCATAGGTCCAGAGCCGGTCGGGCGTGCGATGCGCCGAAACGATGCGCGTCTCGTAGGAAATCCCAAGCTCATCGAGGATCAGCGCGGCTTCGCGCATCGTCGGCCAGTCCGACTGGCTTCCCATGATGATTCCGACATCGACGCCCATGCTGACCCCCTTGTTTTTCAGGCGCGCATCATACAGCGCGGCCAGACGCCCGCAATGCCATCAGGCGATGATGTCGGGGATAAGCTGATCCTCGATCCGCACGATCTCATCCTTGAGAGAGAGTTTGCGCTTTTTCAGACGGCGCAGTTGCAGCGGATCGGGCAGCGGCTGTTGTTCCAGCGCAAGGATCGCATCGTCGAGATCACGATGCTCGCGCCGCAGAACCTCCACCCGGATACGCAGCATTTCTTCCAGGTTGACGTCGCTCGGCACGTTCATGACAGATTCGCGGCTGTGATCTTCGTGTCACCTTAACCGATCCTGCGCCGCACGGGGGAAATTTCTGCGCCCGGACCCAAGGCTTGCAAGGTATCCCCCATCGCCCCATATTCGAAAGACGGGCGCCGCAAGGGCCTGCGCGATTTGTCGCTTCACGCAAGGACAAGCGAATGACGAAATTAAGCTTCGGGGCACATCCCCATCTTCTGGGATTCGAGCAGCTGGAACGGCTGGTGGAGCGGACGGCGAAATCCGCAGAGGGCTATCCCCCCTTCAACATCGAAGCTGTGGCCGACAACGCCTATCGCATCACGCTCGCCGTGGCGGGCTTTCGGGAAAGCGATCTGTCCATCACGGTGGAGGATCGCCAGCTGGTGATCCGCGGTCGGCAGGACGAAGACCCGAACGCCCGGGTGTTCCTGCATCGGGGCATCGCGGGCCGCGCCTTCCAGCGCAGCTTCGTACTGGCGGATGGCGTGGAAGTCGCCGGCGCCGATCTTGAGCATGGACTGCTGCATGTGGATCTGCGGCGCACCGTGCCCGACACCATCGTGCAGACCATTCCGATCCGCACGCAACGCCCATGACAGGAGGAACCGAGATGCAGACGACAGAGCAAGACGCCGAGCGGCTGGTCTATGTCCGCCCCGTCGCCGTGGCCGATCTGCCCGAGGATGTGCAGGAACAAGCCGAGGGTCTGGACACCCTCTACGCCCTGCACAACGCCGAGGGTGAGCAGCTTGCGCTGGTGCGCAACCGGCACATGGCGTTCCAGCTTGCGCTTCAGAACGACCTTGCGCCGGTGAACGTGCACTAGAACACGCGCGCCTCCCATGCGGCGACGCAGGGGCGCGCCGTGGGGCCGTAGGCTTGCGGCCCTGCCAGAAGCTCGGGGAAGATGCCCGTGATCTCGTTCCATTGGTCCTGATCGAGCACCGATGCCCCCCAATCCCCGGGGTGGTAGCTTTCGGTCCATGCGCCGTCGGAACGGACGATCTCATGCGCGTCGAACATCAGATGGACATAGGTGACCGTCTCGCACGGTTCGGCGCGGATGGTGATGTCGTTCGCAAGATGCTTGGCCGCGACCAGTACTTCCGCCGCGCCCACCGTCATTTCGGCGCGCCAGCCTTCGACCAGAATGCGGTGCTGCGGTGAAACGCGCATCGGCCGGTCGTTCCCCGCCGCGCCCGGCGCGAACAGGATCGGCGCCAGCGTCCCCTGACCGGACACCGCCCGCGCCCCGGCCCAGCGCACCGGCTGCGGCCCATGATCGAGCGTCTGGACGAGATCGCCCGCCACCAAATCCTCCACCCGGCGCTCCCCCTCGGGCGTCAGGATCATCGTTCCGGCCGCAAAGCAGGGCATCTGCCCCTGCCGGGCCGCGGTTTCGAGACCGTAATTCTCCACCCCGTCCCACTGACCGAGTTGGATGTCGGAGAAGGAATTGATGTTCGCGCCCTTGGGGATGTAGGCGTCGCGGGGCCGGATCAGATAGGTGCCGTCGGTGAAGACGAAGACATCCACCGGCATCTTCACCAACTGGCCGTTGATGCGCACGGTGCTGTTCTCATAGCGCATCATGTCGTAGATCGTCTTGGACTTGCCGTCGATGATCACGCGGTCCTTGCCCGCGCCCGATCCGTCATCGGTGTCGCTGTCGCGGATCAGACCGTCATTGTCGTCATCGTGCCAAGTGACGGTCTTCATCGCCTTCGACACGTCCAGCTTCGTGCCGTTCCCGGCCTTCTTGAACGTGTCGTCGGCATTGTCCGACACGACGCCGTTTCTGGTCTGGTAGTATTTCTCTTCCGCGAATTTGGGCCAGGTCTTGCTGACGTACCAGCCCCAGGTCGACGTATCCGACATCACCATTCTCCTTGTCACACGGAGATGCTGATGTCGGGGCACTGTGCCACGGGCTCGGCGCGGTCACGCCTTTCCCGTGGCTTTCACATAGAATGCCGAAAGTTAAAAATGTGCGGAATCGATGCCAGCCAGCCAGCGTTCGGCATCCAACGCCGCCATGCAGCCCATTCCGGCGCTGGTGATCGCCTGACGATAGACATGGTCCGTCAGATCGCCCGCCGCAAAGACACCCGGCACCGAGGTGCGGGTGCCCCCGGCCTCCACCTTCACATAGCCGTCGGAATGCAGTTCCAGTTGATCCTTCACCAGTTCCGAGGCCGGGGAATGGCCGATCGCGACGAAGAAGCCGTCGCAGGGGATCACGCGCTCGCTGCCGTCGCGGACATCGCGCACCCGCGCGCCCGTCACGCCAAGGGGGCCTTCGGTGCCGACGACCTCCTCCACGACGCTGTGCCATGCCAGTTCCACCTTGGGATGGTTGAACAGGCGGTCCTGAAGGATCTTTTCGGCCCGCAGGGTGTCGCGGCGGTGGATCAGCGTGACCTTGCTGGCGAAGTTCGTCAGGAACAGCGCCTCTTCGACGGCGGTGTTGCCGCCGCCCACCACCACGACCTCCTTGCCGCGATAGAAGAAGCCGTCGCAGGTCGCGCAAGCCGAAACGCCGAAGCCCTTGAACTTCTCCTCGCTCGGCAGACCGAGCCAGCGGGCCTGCGCGCCAGTGGCGAGGATCAGAGCGTCGGCGGTGAAGGTCGTGCCGCTATCGGCCTTGGCCACGAAGGGCCGCACCGACAGATCGAGGTCGGTGATGTAATCCGTCACGATGTCCGCCCCCATGGCGCGGGCATGTTCCTCCATGCGGACCATCAGGTCGGGGCCCTGCACATGCGTGTCGCCGGGCCAGTTCTCCACCTCGGTGGTGATGGTCAGCTGCCCGCCGGGCTGCAGCCCCTGCACGAGGACCGGTTCCAGCATGGCGCGCGCCGAATAGACGGCCGCCGTGTAGCCGGCAGGACCGGAGCCGATGATCAGAACCTTGCTGTGCCGCGTTTCGGCCATGGGAGCGCCCTTTCGATGATGCCGAGCCGATATAGGCGACGCAGGAAGACGCGAAAACCCCCGCTGGATGCGCGACACAATATTGCGCATGGACTGCGGCGCTTGTAATGTCCGGCCATCACGAACGGAGACTTACATGGCCGGATCGAAGCTCGATCCCATTGACCGGCAGATCCTGGCAGAACTTCAGGCGGACGGTCGAATCACCAATGTCGAACTTGCCCGGCGCGTGGGCATATCCGCCCCGCCCTGCCTGCGCCGCGTCCGCGCGCTGGAGGAGGCCGGATACATCCAAGGCTATCACGCCCGCATCGACCCGCGTCAGATGGGGTTCGAGGTGCAGGTGTTTGCGATGGTCCGCCTGAACAGTCAGGCCGAGCGCGATCTGTCCGCCTTCGAGGAACATTGCCGCTCGTTGCCGCTGGTGCGCGAATGCCACATGCTGAACGGCGAGATCGACTTCATCCTGAAATGCGTCGCGCCGGATCTGAGCACGTTTCAGACCTTCCTGACGCAGCACCTCACCTCGGCGGCGAATGTCGCCAGCGTGAAGACCAGCCTCGTGATCCGGGGGGCCAAGGACGAACCCGGCGTCCCCTTCAACGTGCTGGAGGCGCGGATCAAAGCCGGATCGACGCGATAAGGCGGCCGTAATCGGCCTCTCCGGCATGGGTGGCACGGCGGAAGGAATAGAACCGCTCCGCATCCGAATAGGTGCAGTGGCCGGTCCATTCGGCCTCTGCCCCCGCCGCGCGCAGACGCGACAGACCAAAGCCCGGCAGATCGAACAGCAGCCGGTCCCCCTGCCCCTGCGCGAAGAAGCGGGCATGGGCATCGTCCTCGGCCATGAAGGTGGCCAGAAGCTCCGGCCCCACCTCATAGGCGCGTTGGCTGATGCAGGGGCCGATCACCGCGCGGATGTCGCTCGCCCCCAGATCGCGCATCGCCTCCACCGTCGCTTCGAGGATGCCGGCGATGGCGCCCTTCCATCCGGCATGGGCGGCGCCGATCACCCCCGCGGCCGGATCGGCCAGCAGCACCGGCTGGCAATCGGCCGTCAGGATCGACAGCACGGTGCCGGGGTGGTTGGTCACCATGGCATCGGCGGCGGGGCTTCCTTCGAACGGGGCCGTGACCACATCGGCGGAATGGACCTGTTGCAGGGTGCGGATGGCATCCGGGGCCACGTCCATCGCCTCGGCGACGCGGGCGCGGTTGATCGCCACGACCTCCGGCATGTCCGTGCTGCCGAACCCGCAATTCAGCCCGGCGAACACGCCCGAGGATGCGCCCCCCTTGCGGGTGAAGAAGCTATGGCGCAGCGGATGCAGCGCGCGGGAGGTGATGATGTCGAGCGTCATGCGAATCCCGGTGGTGGTGGTGCTTGCGGCGCCGTGATGGCCAGCGCCTTGAACAGTTCGCCCATCTGCCCCGGTTCGGTCAACCGCTGCATCGCGGTGACGTGGCGATCATCGCCGCCCGCCGACAACCGCTCGGCCCGCGCCGCGATGCCGAGCGCGGTCAGAAGCTGCCCCTGCGTGGTATAGGACGGCCGCAGCCGCGCCAGCGCCGCGAAATCGACATGCGCCGTCAGATCCGCCTGCCCCGGCGCGGCAAAGGGATCGACATAGGCATGATCGGCCATCGCCTGAAACGTATCGCCGCGCGATTGCCAGCCGCCGTAATCGACGATCAGCGCCATGCCCCCCACCGCCACGCGGGCGGCGATCGCATCCATGATCGGCGCGGCTTGGGGGCAGATCTCTACCACATCGCCGTCCGCGGTGTCGGCAAGGCGCGCCTCGAGGGCAGGCAGCGCGATCGGGGCGGAAAGGCCGGGGCGCAGGTCGGGGCCGACCACACGTTCCCGCCATGCCGCGCCGTCGCGCACGAATTGGCGGATCGGCAGGGCATCGAAGAACTCGTTCGCCACCAGCCAAAGCGGGCCGTCCGGCATATCGTGCACGCTGCCGACATGCCGCGCCTCTGGAACGCGCTGCGCTTGGATCGCGCGCAAGCGGGGGCTCGCCTCCACCAGAACGACATCGGCGCTGGCGTGAAAGCCGGGAACCTTCCGGGTTGCGCGCAGGATGTCGGCCATCAGCGTGCCGCGCCCCGGGCCAAGCTCGGCCAAGGTGAAGGGCCCGCCCCCCGACATCAGCCAGTGCTGCGCAAGGCAGAGGCCCAACAGCTCACCGAACATCTGGCTGATCTCGGGGGCGGTGATGAAATCGCCCGCCGTGCCAAAGGGCTCGCGCGTGGTGTAATAGCCGTGGACGGGATGCAGCAGGCATTCGGCCATGTAGTCGGCAAGGCTGATCGGCCCCGTCTGCGCGATGCGCCGCGCGAGGATGTCGCCCAGCGGCGTCACGCCCGCCGGGCCCGCAGGATCAGCCACAGGCCGATGGCGATCATCGGCAGCGACAGCGCCTGCCCCTGCGTCAGCCCATAGCCGCCGATCTGCCATGCAAGGCCAAGGGGATTGCCGGGCGAGACGAATTGCGCATCCGGCTGGCGGACGAATTCCACCAGAAAGCGCGCGATGCCGTAGCCCGCGACGAAGGTGCCGCAGATCGCCCCCGGCCATTTCAGCCAGCCGCGCCGCAGGATCAGCACCCAGATCAGCGCAAAGAGCAGGATGCCCTCCAGCGCCGCCTCGTAAAGCTGCGAGGGATGGCGCGCGCAGATCCCCTCCACCCCCGGACAGAACTGCGCGGCATCGCCGGGGAAGGCGACGCCCCAAGGCAGATCGGTGGGACGGCCCCAGAGTTCGGCATTGATGAAATTGGCGATGCGCCCGAAGAACAGCCCCGGCGGCACCGCCAGCGCCATTAGATCGGCCGCGGCCAGCCGGCCGATCCCCTCCCGCGCACAGAAGATCCATGTGGCGACGATCACGCCAAGGAAGCCGCCGTGGAACGACATCCCCCCCTGCCAGACCTGAAGGATCTGCCCGGGATTGGCGGCGTAATAGCCCGGCTCGTAGAAGAGCACGAACCCCATGCGCCCGCCCAGCACGACGCCGAAGATGACCCATGTGAGCAGACGCTCCACCTGCTCGGCGGTCA
This DNA window, taken from Falsirhodobacter algicola, encodes the following:
- the trxB gene encoding thioredoxin-disulfide reductase, whose product is MAETRHSKVLIIGSGPAGYTAAVYSARAMLEPVLVQGLQPGGQLTITTEVENWPGDTHVQGPDLMVRMEEHARAMGADIVTDYITDLDLSVRPFVAKADSGTTFTADALILATGAQARWLGLPSEEKFKGFGVSACATCDGFFYRGKEVVVVGGGNTAVEEALFLTNFASKVTLIHRRDTLRAEKILQDRLFNHPKVELAWHSVVEEVVGTEGPLGVTGARVRDVRDGSERVIPCDGFFVAIGHSPASELVKDQLELHSDGYVKVEAGGTRTSVPGVFAAGDLTDHVYRQAITSAGMGCMAALDAERWLAGIDSAHF
- a CDS encoding YdcH family protein → MNVPSDVNLEEMLRIRVEVLRREHRDLDDAILALEQQPLPDPLQLRRLKKRKLSLKDEIVRIEDQLIPDIIA
- the pgeF gene encoding peptidoglycan editing factor PgeF, which codes for MTLDIITSRALHPLRHSFFTRKGGASSGVFAGLNCGFGSTDMPEVVAINRARVAEAMDVAPDAIRTLQQVHSADVVTAPFEGSPAADAMVTNHPGTVLSILTADCQPVLLADPAAGVIGAAHAGWKGAIAGILEATVEAMRDLGASDIRAVIGPCISQRAYEVGPELLATFMAEDDAHARFFAQGQGDRLLFDLPGFGLSRLRAAGAEAEWTGHCTYSDAERFYSFRRATHAGEADYGRLIASIRL
- a CDS encoding Hsp20 family protein, whose amino-acid sequence is MTKLSFGAHPHLLGFEQLERLVERTAKSAEGYPPFNIEAVADNAYRITLAVAGFRESDLSITVEDRQLVIRGRQDEDPNARVFLHRGIAGRAFQRSFVLADGVEVAGADLEHGLLHVDLRRTVPDTIVQTIPIRTQRP
- the lgt gene encoding prolipoprotein diacylglyceryl transferase; this translates as MSYIPFPDISPEIFTLHLGSFAFSLRWYALAYITGLLLGWWIVRRAIACTGLWPAATPPMTAEQVERLLTWVIFGVVLGGRMGFVLFYEPGYYAANPGQILQVWQGGMSFHGGFLGVIVATWIFCAREGIGRLAAADLMALAVPPGLFFGRIANFINAELWGRPTDLPWGVAFPGDAAQFCPGVEGICARHPSQLYEAALEGILLFALIWVLILRRGWLKWPGAICGTFVAGYGIARFLVEFVRQPDAQFVSPGNPLGLAWQIGGYGLTQGQALSLPMIAIGLWLILRARRA
- a CDS encoding DUF1150 family protein, with protein sequence MQTTEQDAERLVYVRPVAVADLPEDVQEQAEGLDTLYALHNAEGEQLALVRNRHMAFQLALQNDLAPVNVH
- the purE gene encoding 5-(carboxyamino)imidazole ribonucleotide mutase, whose amino-acid sequence is MGVDVGIIMGSQSDWPTMREAALILDELGISYETRIVSAHRTPDRLWTYGREAAGRLKVIIAGAGGAAHLPGMMASKTRVPVIGVPVQTKALSGVDSLYSILQMPKGFPVATMAIGSAGAANAGLMAAGILAIGDETLAARLDAWREALSASIPEEPQE
- a CDS encoding class I SAM-dependent methyltransferase, whose amino-acid sequence is MTPLGDILARRIAQTGPISLADYMAECLLHPVHGYYTTREPFGTAGDFITAPEISQMFGELLGLCLAQHWLMSGGGPFTLAELGPGRGTLMADILRATRKVPGFHASADVVLVEASPRLRAIQAQRVPEARHVGSVHDMPDGPLWLVANEFFDALPIRQFVRDGAAWRERVVGPDLRPGLSAPIALPALEARLADTADGDVVEICPQAAPIMDAIAARVAVGGMALIVDYGGWQSRGDTFQAMADHAYVDPFAAPGQADLTAHVDFAALARLRPSYTTQGQLLTALGIAARAERLSAGGDDRHVTAMQRLTEPGQMGELFKALAITAPQAPPPPGFA
- a CDS encoding Lrp/AsnC family transcriptional regulator, encoding MAGSKLDPIDRQILAELQADGRITNVELARRVGISAPPCLRRVRALEEAGYIQGYHARIDPRQMGFEVQVFAMVRLNSQAERDLSAFEEHCRSLPLVRECHMLNGEIDFILKCVAPDLSTFQTFLTQHLTSAANVASVKTSLVIRGAKDEPGVPFNVLEARIKAGSTR
- a CDS encoding Hint domain-containing protein; this translates as MSDTSTWGWYVSKTWPKFAEEKYYQTRNGVVSDNADDTFKKAGNGTKLDVSKAMKTVTWHDDDNDGLIRDSDTDDGSGAGKDRVIIDGKSKTIYDMMRYENSTVRINGQLVKMPVDVFVFTDGTYLIRPRDAYIPKGANINSFSDIQLGQWDGVENYGLETAARQGQMPCFAAGTMILTPEGERRVEDLVAGDLVQTLDHGPQPVRWAGARAVSGQGTLAPILFAPGAAGNDRPMRVSPQHRILVEGWRAEMTVGAAEVLVAAKHLANDITIRAEPCETVTYVHLMFDAHEIVRSDGAWTESYHPGDWGASVLDQDQWNEITGIFPELLAGPQAYGPTARPCVAAWEARVF